A single region of the Oncorhynchus keta strain PuntledgeMale-10-30-2019 chromosome 4, Oket_V2, whole genome shotgun sequence genome encodes:
- the LOC118373532 gene encoding charged multivesicular body protein 5, giving the protein MNRIFGRGKPKGPPPNLTDCIGNVDSRAESVDKKIARLDVELVKYKDQMKKMRDGPSKNMVKQKAMRVLKQKRMYEGQRDNLTQQSFNMEQANYTIQTLKDTKTTVDAMKIGAKEMKAAYKNVKIDQIEDLQDQLEDMMEDANEVQEAMSRSYGTPEIDDDDLEAELDALGDELLLDDDSSYLDEASTAPSIPEGIPSDRATNRDGVLVDEFGLPQIPAT; this is encoded by the exons ATGAACCGTATTTTTGGTCGAGGAAAACCGAAGGGACCACCACCAAATCTAACGGACTGTATAGGAAAT GTTGACTCACGAGCGGAGTCTGTTGACAAGAAGATTGCCAGACTAGATGTTGAACTGGTCAAGTACAAGGATCAGATGAAGAAGATGAGAGACGGTCCTTCAAAG AACATGGTCAAGCAGAAGGCAATGAGAGTGCTGAAGCAGAAGAGAAT GTATGAGGGCCAGAGAGATAACCTCACACAGCAGTCCTTCAACATGGAACAGGCCAACTACACAATACAAACTCTCAAAGACACAAAAACAACA GTGGATGCTATGAAAATTGGAGCCAAAGAGATGAAGGCGGCATACAAGAATGTGAAGATCGATCAGATTGAG GATCTCCAGGACCAGCTGGAGGATATGATGGAGGACGCCAACGAGGTGCAGGAGGCGATGAGCAGAAGCTACGGGACGCCAGAGATCGATGACGATGACCTGGAAGCAG AGCTGGATGCCCTTGGAGATGAGCTGCTGctagatgatgacagctcctacCTGGATGAGGCCAGCACTGCCCCCTCCATCCCAGAAGGAATACCCAGTGACAGGGCAACAAACCGG GATGGAGTTCTGGTGGATGAATTTGGACTACCACAGATCCCTGCCACATAA
- the LOC118373508 gene encoding E3 ubiquitin/ISG15 ligase TRIM25-like yields the protein MAQQAVLLDQDQFSSSVCLDLLKEPVAIPCGHSYCRSCIEGCWDQDDLKGIYSCPQCRQTFTPRPALRKNNMLAEVVEKLKKTGLQAAPPDLCYAGPGDVACDFCTGTRKQKALMSCLVCLVSSCKTHLQPHYSVPALKKHKLVKASTQLQENICSCHDELLKIYCRTDQNCICYLCMVDDHKGHDTVSAAAERTEKQSQLGMSQQKLQQRIQEREKELKELQQAVESLKHSAQAAVEDSDRIFTELIHSIERRCSEVKELIRDQEKAQVSQADGLLEQLEQEIAELRRRNAELEQLSHTEDHIHFLQSYQSLSSPSVSSDLPGIVIHPLQYFGDVNKAVSDVREKLEDFLKGEWTKISTIVNSVDVLLPPEPKTRECFLQRLLQVPSSSHWTQIQHRNPSLCLSKTERERREPAERRGEVGTSREEGTSREERRGEVGTSREERRGGNQQRGGIQQRGEEGTSREKIMYFLEGKGRRRGQTTYWDRQSQIRTTNRRDFFTD from the exons ATGGCTCAGCAGGCAGTTCTGCTGGACCAGGACCAgttctctagttctgtctgtctggatctaCTGAAGGAGCCCGTAGCTATTCCCTGTGGACACAGTTACTGTAGGAGCTGTATTGAGGGCTGCTGGGATCAGGATGATCTGAAGGGGATCTACAGCTGTCCTCAGTGCAGACAGACCTTCACTCCAAGGCCTGCTCTGAGAAAGAATAACATGTTGGCTGAAGTGGTGGAGAAACTGAAGAAGACAGGACTTCAGGCTGCTCCCCCTGATCTGTGCTATGCTGGACCTGGAGATGTGGCATGTGATTTCTGCACTGGGACTAGAAAGCAGAAAGCCCTCATGTCCTGTCTGGTGTGTCTGGTGTCTTCCTGCAAGACTCACCTACAGCCTCACTATAGTGTCCCTGCACTAAAGAAGCACAAGCTGGTCAAAGCTTCCACACAGCTACAGGAGAACATCTGCTCCTGTCATGACGAACTGCTGAAGATTTACTGTCGTACCGATCAGAATTGTATCTGTTATCTGTGTATGGTGGATGATCATAAAGGCCATGATACAGTGTCAGCTGCAGCGGAGAGGACTGAGAAACAG AGTCAGCTGGGGATGAGTCAGCAGAAGCTCCAGCagagaatccaggagagagagaaggagctgaAGGAGCTCCAACAGGCTGTGGAGTCTCTCAAG CACTCTGCACAGGCAGCAGTGGAGGACAGTGATAGGATCTTTACTGAGCTGATCCACTCCATTGAGAGAAGGTGCTCTGAGGTGAAGGAGCTGATCAGAGACCAGGAGAAGGCTCAAGTGAGTCAAGCTGATGGACTCCTGGAGCAACTGGAGCAGGAGATAGCTGAGCTGAGGAGGAGAAACGCTGAGCTGGAGCAGCTCTCACACACAGAGGATCACATCCATTTCCTCCAG agttatcagtctctctccaGTCCCAGTGTCTCTTCAGACTTACCCGGCATCGTTATCCATCCTCTTCAGTACTTTGGAGATGTGAATAAGGCTGTTTCTGATGTCAGAGAGAAACTGGAAGACTTCCTTAAAGGAGAATGGACCAAGATCTCCACCATAG tgAATTCAGTGGATGTTTTACTGCCTCCAGAGCCCAAGACTAGAGAATGTTTCTTACAACGCCTCTTACAA GTTCCTTCCAGCTCACACTGGACCCAAATACAGCACAgaaatccctctctctgtctgagtaaAACAGAAAG agagaggagggaaccagcagagaggagaggtgaggtgggaaccagcagagaggagggaaccagcagagaggagagaagaggtgaggtgggaaccagcagagaggagaggagaggagggaaccagcagagaggcgggatccagcagagaggagaggagggaaccaGCAGAGAGAAGATAATGTACTTTTtggaagggaaggggagaagaagGGGACAAACTACCTATTGGGACCGGCAATCACAGATCCGGACCACCAACCGAAGGGACTTTTTCACAGACTAA